In Bacteroidia bacterium, one DNA window encodes the following:
- the nqrC gene encoding NADH:ubiquinone reductase (Na(+)-transporting) subunit C: MPKPTNSYILIFMITLSVFSAVILAFVSESLKPAQIANIELEKKKSILGTFLDVSTMSKEEINKLYDSKVKTKVVSVDSKELDMSEATVKVSDEYRKDLKERHLPVYEILNDKGEVEYTVLPFYGHGLYDDIWAYVAIEPDMKTIKGVVLDNKGETPGLGARMSEKQIADRYKGKSIRDDKGNIITITMQKGEKGGGEVSIKAFENEPHKVDGLSGATNTGKGINVMFETYLQAYTAYLNSKLTTK, from the coding sequence GTGCCAAAACCAACTAATTCTTACATTTTAATTTTTATGATAACGCTGTCTGTATTTTCAGCTGTTATCCTTGCTTTCGTTTCTGAAAGTTTAAAACCTGCTCAAATTGCAAATATTGAGTTGGAGAAAAAGAAATCTATTCTGGGGACTTTCCTTGATGTGTCAACTATGAGTAAAGAAGAAATCAACAAATTATATGACAGTAAAGTTAAGACTAAAGTAGTTTCTGTTGATTCTAAAGAACTCGATATGAGCGAAGCAACTGTGAAAGTATCTGATGAATACAGAAAAGACCTAAAAGAAAGACATCTTCCTGTCTATGAAATATTGAATGACAAAGGAGAAGTTGAATATACTGTACTCCCATTTTATGGACATGGACTCTATGATGACATTTGGGCTTATGTAGCTATAGAACCCGATATGAAAACAATTAAAGGTGTTGTATTAGATAACAAAGGCGAAACACCCGGATTGGGAGCACGTATGTCTGAAAAGCAAATTGCTGATAGATATAAGGGGAAATCAATTAGAGATGACAAAGGCAATATTATCACTATCACCATGCAAAAAGGTGAAAAGGGTGGAGGCGAAGTGAGCATCAAAGCTTTTGAAAACGAACCTCATAAAGTTGATGGTCTATCAGGTGCAACCAATACAGGTAAAGGCATTAACGTAATGTTTGAGACATATTTACAAGCATATACTGCTTATTTAAATTCTAAATTAACAACAAAGTAA